Sequence from the Arthrobacter pigmenti genome:
GATGTGAACACCGGCAAGTTCACCGGGAGCGGCGGCAATCTGGAAGAGACAGTCACCAAGAACAACCTTGAGGCGGCCGAAGAAGTTGTCCGGCAGCTTCGTCTCCGGGACATCGGCGGCATCATCGTCATCGACTTCATCGATATGGTTCTCGAAGCGAACCGCGATCTGGTGCTGCGGCGACTGGTCGAATGCCTCGGCAGGGACCGCACCAAGCATCAGGTAGCCGAGGTTACCTCGCTCGGGCTCGTGCAGATGACGCGCAAGCGGATGGGCACAGGCCTCCTCGAGGTCTTCGGTGAGAACTGTGAGCACTGTGCCGGCCGCGGCGTCGTCACGCACGACGAGCCGGTGGAACACCGCCGTCACGCTGTGTCTTCCGAGAATCACCAGCAGCATCTGCGCCAGGAAAAGATGTCCCGCAGCGAACGCAAGCGGAACCGCGTCAAGAACCAGCCGCAGGAGGAGCAGCCGCAGGCTGCCGAGCCAAAGGCCGACGACGCCGAACGCCAGGCACGTGCCGAAGCAGCACGTGCCGCATTGGCGAACATTGCTGCTGCCACTCATGCCGCGCACGAACATGAGCACGAGCACGAGGGACACACCGAACAGGTGGCGGCATCGGGCGCCGTGCTCACGATCAACGGTGAGAAGGTAATCCTGCCACGGGCGGAATCGGCGCCTGTCTCCACCAGGGAAGAGCCGCGACTGACGCTGGAAAGCCTTACGGAAGCCTTCAACCGGTACCCGTCGGCCGAACCTGTGGCTCGGCCGGAGGCATCAGTCGAGGCTCCGCGTGGCCAGGAACAGTCCGTCGCTCCGGCACAGGAAGCACAACCTGGTTCCCGCGGACGCCGCGCAAGGCGCCACCGGTCCGCCAGCAGCGCTCAGGGCTCTGCCTCGGACGCCACGATCGAACGCAGGGCCGCAGAGTCCAACGCTGCAGCGGGCGCGCAGTACGTAGCCAAGGTGCACAGGGATGCGCCCAAAGAAACCCCTGCTGAGGAGCCGATGATCCTCGGGGTCGGTGTGCCGGCCTCCGACCTCTAAGTCCCACAGCGGCTACAGGGCGCGCCGTTCCGCGAGGGAAGGCGCGCCCTGCGCTGTGTAGGACGGTCAGCCCGTTGCCGCAGCCTCACGGCAGGCAGGTTCGCACGCCTCCGGCGCTGGGATAGGGTAGACGCAGTGACACGCGGTGCCGGCACCTGCCGGCTGAGATGAAACGCGTTGAACCTGATCTAGAGATGGCCGCCGTCCGGTGGTCCTTGGCCTAGCGGAGGGATGTCGCGAATGAGTATTCGCACGCTCATGCAGCACACAGTAGATTTCCAGTCCACCGTACCCGGGGTACGGACCGTTCCCCGCGTGCTCAGCATCGCAGGCACCGATCCCACCGGCGGTGCAGGGATCCAGGCGGACCTCAAAAGCATCGGCGCCCACGGCGGGTACGGCATGGCTGCCGTCACTTCCCTCGTGGCACAGAACACCCGGGGCGTGCGCAGCGTGCACACCCCGCCGTCCTCGTTCCTTCGTGAGCAGCTCACTGCGGTGAGTGACGACGTCGTGATCGATGCCGTCAAGATCGGCATGCTGGGGGACACACAAACCATTCAGACGGTCCGGGAGTGGCTGCCGCAAGCGGGCGGCGCCGTCGTCGTTCTTGACCCGGTGATGGTCGCTACCAGCGGTGACCGACTGTTGGCCACTGACGCGGAAGACGCCCTGCGGGCGTTGGTACCGCTTGCTGCGCTGGTAACGCCGAATGTTCCTGAACTCGCGGTTCTGCTGAACGAACCGGTCGCGACAACGTGGGAAGACGCGCTCGAGCAGGGAAAACGGCTCGCTGCCGCCACGGGCACGGTTGTGCTGGTGAAGGGTGGGCACCTTGGAGGTACGGGCTGTCCTGACGCACTGGTTGAGCCCTCGGACGGCACCCTGGTGGTGACTGAGGTCGGCGGTCCACGGGTGGCAACGCGAAATACCCATGGCACCGGCTGCTCCCTGTCCGCCGCGTTGGCGACCGTGCAGGTTCGTACCCACAACTGGCACAGGTCGCTGGTGCTGGTGAAGGACTGGCTACGTGGTGCCCTGGAACATGCGGACGAACTCGAAGTCGGCCAGGGCAACGGGCCGATTCACCACTTCCACGCAATGGGCATCTCCGACACAGCGAATTCCCGGCCCTTCAGCGAGCAGGCCTGGGAACTCACCGCGCAACACCGTGCGGCCATCGGCACCCTGGGGTTCGTGACATCGCTGGGAGATGGAACGCTGCCAGCGGACCAGTTCGCCTACTACCTCGCGCAGGACGCGCTGTATTTGCGGGACTATTCGCGGGTATTGGCCCGCGCAAGTTCCCTCGCTCCCACTGAGGCTGAACAATTGTTCTGGGCAAGCGGGGCGAAGAACTGCCTTGAAGTGGAATCCGAGTTGCACCGGACCTGGCTGTCCGGTCGCGAGACCATGCCCGAACAGGGCCCGGTCACCAAGGCCTATGTAGATCACCTCCTCGCGGCATCCGCCAACGGGAGCTACCCGGTTGTGGTTGCTGCTGTACTTCCCTGCTACTGGCTGTATGCGCACGTGGGCAACACGCTCCACGCGCAATGGACGGCGGCGGGAGCCGGGCGGGAGCACGCCTACGCAACCTGGATGGAAACCTACGCCGACCCGGCGTTTGCCGAGGCGACATCGCAGGCAATCGCCTACGCGGACGCGGCCTTTGCCGGTGCTTCCGGGCACGATCGGCGCGCCATGCTGGCCGCTTTCGAAGCGTCCGCCTGGTACGAACACGAGTTCTTCGACGCGCCGACTCGCCTTGATTTGCGGGAATCCGCGAAATTGCCGTAATCTTGATCTTCGGTGCAGGCGCCCTCGTATGACTAATTCCGGGCGCCGGGACACCGCAAGTGCACAAGCACCTCCGGCTACGCTCATTTTCAGCGTACGGTCCCGGAGACAGTATGCAAACAGTTTTGATCGTCGAGAGAAGTGAGTTCCCAAGTGGTGTACGCGATTGTCCGCGCAGGCGGCCGCCAAGAAAAGGTTTCCGTGGGAGACCTCGTTACCCTTGACCGCGTCCCCGGTGAGGCCGGCACCAGCTTCCAGCTGCCTGCTCTCCTTCTGGTCGACGGCGAAAAGGTAACGTCAGCAGCAAAAGACCTTGCGAAGGTCACTGTTACTGCCGAGATCGTGGAGAACCTCCGCGGTCCCAAGATTGTCATCCAGAAGTTCAAGAACAAGACCGGCTACAAGAAGCGCCAGGGCTACCGTTCAGAACTAACCAAGGTCAAGATCACGGGGATCAAGTAGCCGTTACCGGTTACTCATCCACTGGTTTTCAGTTTCAGTAGAAGGCAGGCATAACAGATGGCACACAAGAAGGGTGCGAGTTCCACTCGCAACGGTCGCGACTCCAACGCCCAGTACCTCGGCGTGAAGCGCTTCGGCGGTCAGGTCGTCAAGGCAGGCGAAATCATCGTCCGCCAGCGCGGAACCCACTTCCACCCCGGCGCCAACGTTGGACGTGGCGGAGATGACACGCTGTTCGCCCTCGAGGCCGGAGCCGTTGAGTTCGGTACCCGCCGCGGGCGCCGCGTCGTCAATATCGTGGGTGCGGCAGCGGAGTAGTACCCGCAACCGCACACCGCGCGTGAGCACCAGCTCAGATTTATCGGTGGGGTGAGCCAGCAAGGCTCGCCCCACCTTCTTTTAAGCCGGATAGAATCGGCATCGATGTGACATTTCCAAGAGGAGTACACCGTGGCAAGCTTCGTTGACCGGGTGGTTCTGCATGTCTCCGGCGGTACCGGCGGACATGGCTGCGTCTCGGTCAAGCGGGAGAAATTCAAGCCACTGGGCGGTCCCGACGGCGGTAACGGCGGCGACGGCGGTGGGGTGATCCTCCGCGTGAATCCGCAGACCACCACCCTCCTCGACTATCACCACGCACCGCACCGCCATGCCACCAACGGCGGCAACGGAATGGGTGACTGGCGCGAAGGCCGGAAGGGCGAAACGCTGATCCTTCCCGTGCCGGACGGCACCGTGGTCAAGACGCGCGACGGCAAAGTTCTCGCCGACCTGGTCGGGGCGGGGACCGAATACGTTGCAGCTGCCGGCGGCCAAGGGGGTCTCGGGAACTCTTCGCTTTCCTCCCAGAAGCGAAAGGCTCCGGGATTCGCGCTGCTTGGCATTCCCGGTGATGCACGGGACGTTGTCCTGGAGCTCAAATCCATCGCAGACATCGCCCTCGTTGGATTCCCGTCAGCCGGAAAATCGAGCCTGATCGCCGCCATGTCGGCTGCCCGTCCGAAGATCGCCGATTACCCCTTCACCACGCTTCGGCCGAATCTGGGTGTCGTTGAAGCCGGCGAGGTGCGGTTCACCATCGCGGACGTTCCCGGGCTGATCGAGGGCGCGAGTGAAGGCCGGGGGCTCGGCCACGACTTTCTCCGGCACGTGGAACGCTGCGCCGCCCTGGTGCACGTCCTCGACTGCGCCACGCTCGAATCGGAGCGGGATCCGCTCAGCGACCTGGAGATCATCGAACGCGAACTGGAGCGTTACGCGGTGGACATGAGCTACGCCGGACCCGGTGGCGAAGTCATCCCGTTGAACGAACGTCCGCGCCTCGTTGCCCTGAACAAGGTAGACGTCCCGGACGGGCGCGACATGGCACAGTTTGTGCGTCCGGAACTGGAATCCCGGGGTTACCGCGTGTTCGAGGTGTCAGCGTCCAGCCATGAGGGACTGCGCCAACTCGGCTTCGCCATGGCCGAGATCGTGCGCGACGCCCGGGAAAAGCTCGAAGCCTTGCCGCCCGTCGTCGTCCCTCCCGTCCTGCGTCCCCGCGCAGTCAACGAAAAGGGCTTCACCATCCGGCGTGAGGAAAAGAACCTGGAACCCCTTTTCCGTGTATTGGGCGAAAAGCCTGAACGTTGGGTGAAGCAGACCGACTTCACAAATGACGAAGCCGTTGGCTATCTTGCCGACCGGCTCGCTAAATTGGGTGTCGAGGAACAGCTCTTCAAGAGCGGAGCCAAGCCGGGGGACACGGTGGTGATCGGCGAGGGTGACGGCGTCGTCTTCGACTGGGAGCCAACCATGATGGGCGGGGCTGAACTCCTCGCTTCACCTCGCGGAACTGACCTCCGTCTCGCGGAGTTCGTGCGTCCAACACGTGAAGCGAAACGCGATGACTACCAGAGCCGCAAGGACGCGCGCGCAGCAGCCCGCGACGAACTCGAAGCCGAGCGGAAAGCCGGGATCTGGACCGAATCGGTGAACTACAAGAACTCCCGAGCAGCCGCAGCATCGGCTGACAAGGACGCTCCTGCCGACGAAGACTGACAGGCGCGCGAATCGGCCGAAACCTGAAAGCAAGACCCCGACAGAAGGAATAGATGACCGCAAAGCGCTCTCTCAAGACCCGATCCGGACTGGCCAAAGCCAAGAGAATTGTTGTCAAAGTAGGTTCATCCTCACTCACTTCACTCTCCGGAGGACTCTCCGACGAAGCGCTGTTTGCACTCTCTGATGTGCTTGCCGCGCGCCACAATGAAGGCACCGAAGTCATCCTCGTATCTTCCGGTGCGATTGCGGCAGGTCTGGCGCCCCTCGGCCTGGCCAGGCGGCCCAACCAGCTCTCGTCCCAGCAGGCCGCGGCCAGTGTTGGCCAGGGCCTCCTCATGGCCCGCTACACCCATGCGTTCGGTGCCCACGGCGTGACCGTGAGTCAGGTGCTCCTGACCCTGGATGACCTGATGCGGCGAAGCCACTACGCGAACGCCCACCGCGCCATGGAGCGGCTGCTGAATTTCGACGTCGTCCCCATTGTCAACGAGAACGACACCGTCGCCAGTTCGGAGATCCGGTTCGGCGACAATGACCGGTTAGCGGCGCTCGTTGCCCACCTGGTGAAGGCTGATGCGCTGGTTCTGCTGTCCGACGTCGACTCCCTGTATGACGGACCGCCCAAGGAAGGCGCCAAGCGGATCCCGGAGGTCCGCGGTCCAGAGGACCTGGAAGGGGTGAGCATCGGCCGGACGGGTAAAGCCGGGGTCGGTACCGGCGGCATGGTCACCAAGGTCGAGGCAGCAACCATCGCGGCCGCCTCCGGTATCCCGGCCCTGGTAACCTCGGCTGCGAACGCTGGGCCGGCGCTGGCAGGGGAAGACGTCGGCACCTGGTTCAGCACAGCCGGCCGCCGCCAGCCGATCCGGCTCCTGTGGCTTGCCCACCTGGCGCGCATCCAGGGGACGCTTACGCTCGACGACGGCGCCGCGAAGGCTGTGGGGGAGCGGCGGCGATCACTACTGCCAGCAGGCATCATCTCGGTCAGAGGCGAGTTCGAGGCGGGAGATCCGGTGGAGATGGTGGACCGTAGCGGCGCTCCGATCGCGCGCGGACTCGTCAATTACAGTTCCTTCGAACTGCCCCGGATGCTTGGCAGATCCACGCGTGAACTGGCCCGCGAACTGGGCAGGGAATACGAGCGGTCGGTAGTCCATGTGAACGACCTCGTGGTCCTGAATACTGTTGCGCCGTCCTGAGCCCGCTGGGGTTCCGGGGCGCCGCTCGATAGAATTGCCTGATGACTGACGTGACAACACAGCAGACTGCCCATCCGACCACCACCGACACCGCTTCAACGAAGCAGCCGGAACCAGCTGGAAACGTTGAGCAGGCTGTGCACGCCGTTGCGGATCGCGCCAGGACTGCCTCACGGCTGATAGCGCGGGCAAACCGTGCCCACAAGGACAAGGCATTGCAGGCAATCGGCGAAGCTTTGGTAGCCCGCCGGGACGTCATCCTCCGCGCAAACGAGGTGGACCTCGAGGCCGGAGAAGCGAATGGCACATCCAAGGCCCTGCTTGACCGGCTAAGCCTCACCGAGGAACGGATCGCGGGCCTCGCCGCTGCCCTGGAGAACCTTGCCGGCCTGCCGGATCCCGTAGGAACTGTTGCCCGTGGGCAGACCCTGCCCAACGGCGTGCGCCTGCGTCAGGTACACGTACCCCTCGGCGTCGTCGCGGCCATCTATGAGGCGCGCCCCAACGTCACAGTTGATATCGCCGGACTGGCGCTGAAGAGCGGCAACGCCGTAATCCTTCGGGGTGGAAGCGCTGCCGCGAATACCAACGCCGCGCTGCTTGGGATCATCCGTGATGCCCTTGACCGCACCGGACTGCCGGCCGACGCCGTGCAGACCGTCGACGAGTACGGGCGGGAGGGGGCCAACGTCCTTATGAAGGCACGCGGCCGCGTGGATGTCCTGATCCCGCGCGGTGGCCACGACCTCATCCAGACCGTGGTCACGAATGCCGCGGTTCCCGTCATCGAAACGGGTGAGGGCAACGTCCACATCTACCTCGATGAAGGCGCTGACGAGGAGATGGCAGTTGAGATCCTCCTCAACGCCAAGACGCAGCGTCCCAGTGTCTGCAACACGGTCGAGACGCTCCTGGTTCATAAGGACGCGCAGGCAGCGCCCGCAGTACTCAAGGCCCTGGCGGAAGCGGGGGTACGAATTCATGCAGACCCACGGATCCAGGAAGTCCTACCCAGCGGCGTGAGCGCGGAAACTGCCAACGACGACGACTGGGCGCGTGAATACATGGACCTCGATATCGCGGTGGCAATGGTCGATTCCGTGGATGATGCGCTTGAGCACATCAGGACCTGGAGCAGCGGCCACACTGAGGCCATCATCACCAACAACCTGGCCCGCTCGGAGCAATTCATTGCGGGGGTTGATTCAGCTGCGGTCATAGTGAACGCCTCTACACGCTTTACCGACGGCGGTGAGCTGGGACTCGGCGCCGAGGTGGGAATCTCCACACAGAAAATGCACGCACGCGGACCGATGGGCCTACGTGAATTGACCACCACCAAGTGGATCATCCAGGGCGACGGTCACATCCGCCGGTAGCCGCCGGCCTGCCGGGCGGGGCGTGGGCGGTTCGAGCGCCGGAAAGTTAGCGCGTACCATAGTAGGGAACCAAGCGCTGGCCCGCGCCCGGTAGGCGGGCCCATCTATGATTGTCAAGGGGAGAAGAATGCTGACCATCCTCAACGTCGCAGTCGTTGCAGGCGAGACCGCTGAACATCACACAGAGCTTCCCATGCCGGCCATCGCGTACGGCGGTATCATCATGGGTGCGCTTCTGCTGCTGATGTTCGCAACCATTGCCTTCACGAGTCTGGGCCACCGTCACGAGGCCGTAGAAGAACACGCCGACCCTCATCGCCAGCACCCGAACAAGCACGATCACGGCGAAGCCTCACAGCACTGATTTCCTTGACTGTTCCTTCCGAAACCACCGCCGGGCATGGGATCAGCCCGAACGCCCCGGCGCGCAAGGGGTCTTCCCGCTGGCGGTTGGGTGTCATGGGTGGAACGTTCGATCCCATTCACCACGGACACCTGGTCGCAGCAAGCGAAGTAGCGGCCGCGTTCAATCTGGATGAGGTTGTCTTCGTGCCTACCGGGCAGCCCTGGCAGAAGAACGCCAAGGAGGTCAGCCCGGCTGAGCACCGCTATCTCATGACGGTGGTCGCCACGGCTTCGAACCCGAGTTTCACAGTGAGCAGGGTGGACATCGATCGTCCGGGGCCAACCTACACGATCGATACTCTCCGGGACCTTAGGGCAACACGTCCGGATGCGGAGCTTTTCTTCATTACGGGAGCGGACGCCATGGCGCAGATCCTGTCCTGGAAGAATGTCGACGAGCTGTGGTCGCTGGCTCATTTCGTGGGGGTCACCAGGCCGGGTCACGAATTAACCAGTCGCGGCAAGGACGTAAGTCTCATGGAGGTGCCTGCAATGGCGATCTCCTCGACAGACTGCCGCCGACGGGTCTCCGCCGGAGAACCGGTGTGGTATTTGGTACCGGATGGTGTGGTCCAATACATCGCCAAGCACGGGCTCTACCGGAAAGAGGGATCCATCTCGGAGGATTCGTTCCAAATTGGCAAGTCCGTAACTACATGACAACCATCGGGTGAAGAAGTAATGAGCAATGGTCACGAGTCCGCACGAAGCCGGAGGTCCCTCCGGCAAGCGCGCGAGAGGCCTGCCGAGGATCAGTCGCAGTCCCCGGACGTGCGGGGACTGGAGCAACGCGGTTCTTCCGGTTCGGACAGCGCACCGGGACCGGTAGGCACAACAACCGAACGCCGAAGCCGTCGGGCAGCTAATGCGCCCGTGGACGCCCCGTCGCCAACGCAGCCGGGGGAACGTGTTTCCCAGGCGCGTGCCCGCAACCGCGAAACTCTTCGTAGCTACCGGGCCCTGGCCGACCAGCAGCAGGAACGGGAGCAGAACGTCCCCACCCGGCGTCAGCTTCGTCTCCAGCAGCAGGCGGCTGCCCGTGCACAAGATCAGCAAGCGTCTCCCTCCGAGGCTCCCACCGCTGCAGGTCCGCCGGACACCGATGCGGCTGAGCTCGGCGAGATGACGGTCGAACAGGCGCTTGCTGCGCGCCAGGCGATCATCGGGCAGGCTCAGAACCAGGTCGCGATGATGGAAGCGGCGGCGAAGGACGATCCGTTCTCCGTAGATCTGGAAATACTCGCGCAACAGAAGGCGCTTGCTGAACGCGCCGCGATCCTCAACACCCGTGCGCAGAAGATCCAGCAGCTTACGCAGGAGAACCGGCAGCGCAAGCCGGTGCTGAATGACCCCACAACGGCGCACAACCTTTCGATCGTTTCCCCGGTGGAGTTCGCGCGTGGTCCGCGGTCGGAGGATCCGTCCTCACCCGCACCGTCAACGTCGCACATCCCAGTGGTCACCGGTGCCATGCCGAAGCTTCACGAAGGGCCCGGCGGAACGGTGGCTCCCGCCGTCGTACCGAAGAGTCCTGCCCCGCATGAGCGGGTGGTCCAGCCGGTGGTCACCGCCCCGGCCGTGCCCAGCCAGGAGCCGCTGTCCGCACTGTCCCCCGATTCCGCAGGGCGGTCCCGTGTGCTTGCGCAGGCAGAGGCTATGGTCCGCGAGCAGCGTCGGCCAGGCTCCGACGGCGCAACACCCATCCGAGCCCGCAGCGCTTACGGACTCGAGCCGCTCGATGCAATGACCGCAGGGCTGGCCCGTGTGCAACGCATGCGGATAGTGCAGTATTCAGTTGTTGGTTTGGGCGCCCTGGCGCTCATTACCGGAATCATGATGATTGTTGGCGGCTTTGGCGGCTGACCACACTTTAGGAGATCAGTGAGCGCATCGGAATCGTCCATCGCGATTGCCCGCACCGCAGCACGCGCGGCGTCGGAGAAAATTGCCCAGGACATCGTGGCCATGGACGTCAGTGAGCGCCTGGCTATCACCGACGTATTTCTCGTTGCCTCGGCGCCGAGTGAGCGACAGGTAAACGCCATCGTTGACGGCATCGAGGAGGAGCTGGCCAAGCAGGACCTCAAACCGGTCCGTCGGGAAGGGCGAAGCGAAGGACGCTGGGTGCTGCTCGACTACGCCGAAGTGGTGATCCACGTGCAGCATCAGGAAGACCGCGTGTTCTATGCGCTTGAGCGCCTATGGGGCGACTGCCCGGCCGTGGATCTCCAGCTTGACGACGCCGTGCGTACCGGCGTCGGAGAGACTGAGTGAGTTCACAGACTGCCGACACGGCAGCCGGGGACTCACGGCCAACAGCACGGCGAATCATCTTCTGGCGGCACGGACGTACGGAATGGAACGCCCGGCGTCTGTTTCAGGGGCAGGAAGATATCCCGCTCGATGATCTCGGACGCAGGCAGGCTGCTGAGGCCGCCGCCGAGTTGAAGCATTTCTCCCCGTCACTCATCGTTTCTTCGGATTTGACCCGTGCCTACGACACGGCGGCCGAGTTGGGTGCGCTCACCGGGCTGTCCGTTGAGGCTGATGCCCGGTTCAGGGAAACGTATGCGGGCCGGTGGCAGGGACTAGCCTTCGATGAGATCAATAGACGATTTCCCGAGGAGCAGCAGCTCTGGCACGAGGGCGACCCCACGATTGGTGCAGGCGGTGGGGAGAGCCGGGTTGAGGTCGGCACGCGCATGACCGACGGCACTAACGACGCCGTGTCCCGCCTCGAATCCGGACAGACGGCGATCATCGTGAGCCACGGTGGTGCCATCCGTGCAGGGGTTGCCGCGCTCATGGGCATTGCACCGGAAATCTGGGGATCGCTCAGCGGGGTGGCGAACTGCCACTGGACCGTGCTTGAGGAGCTCAGTCCCGCGTACATCCGATCTTCAAGTTGGCAATTGACCGAGCACAATGTCGGGTTGGCGTCGATGCCTTCCACACCCCTGGAAGGCTAGGAAAGCGCCGTTGCCGATTTTGCGGGGGCTCGAAAATTTACTACACTGAACAAGTTGCTTCGGCCGCTTTCGGCTCAATGTGACAACTGATTTTGGGGCTGTGGCGCAGCTGGTAGCGCACCTGCATGGCATGCAGGGGGTCAGGGGTTCGAGTCCCCTCAGCTCCACCATATTGACCTTATTCGAACCATCGACATCATGGATACCGTCGAGTAGGTCTTCAACGTATACCAAAAGGGAATCACCAGATCTGGTGGTTCCCTTTTTGGTGGTACGCCCAGCATGGACATTTGCTTGGAGGTGAAAGTCCTCTGGAGGAGAAGGTGGTTTAACTCTAGCTGAAGGCAATTGCGTGATTGGATTCGACGCTTTCCAGCTGGTCGCGGACCCTGGTGCGCTGGCGCTCAATGTCGGTCAGCCGGATGCGGATTTTTTCTTTGGCGATGGTGCCGTCGGCGGCGAGATCGAGCAGGTTCTCTTCCTTGGAAGCGCATTCCTTCAGCGTCGCGGCAAGCTGCTTTTGGAGGAGCAGATTGGCCGCCTCCTTCTCGCGAAGGGCCTCCCGGATGCGTGTCCGGGCGAGGTCGAGGAAGTCTGGCGTGAACTGGAGTTTGCCATATTCACGTATCACGGCGTCTTCAAGCCGGGCGGTGCTGATGTGGCTGCTGGAGCAGTCTTTGACTGTTCGGCCGGCGCAGAAGAAATACAAGTATTCGTTGCCGCTGCGGCCGATCGAGCGTTGGATGACCATGCGATGGACGATGCCGCGCTTGTGGCAGTTGTCGCAGAACAGCGTGCCCTTGAGTTAGTGCTCGTGCACGCGTCGGCGTTCCCCGGCCACCCCGCGGGCTGTCCAGTAACCGCTGGACCTTATCGAAGAGTTCGTCGGAGACGAGGGCTTCGTGGCGTCCGGGATGTTCGGCTCCGTCCAAGGTGATGATTCCGCAGTAGTAGCGGTCTCGGAGCAGGCGCGAGAAGTATGTGGGAGCGATCGCCTTGGATGGACGCTTAGCAGTTGGTTTGGTGGTGAGCCACTGTCCTCCATCGTCTCGGACAGGTCGATAAAGGTGTAGTCGCCGGTGGCGTAGAGCTCAAAGGCTTGCCGGATGAGCGGGGCCCCGGATTTCGTCGACGGCCACCGAGCGGACCTCGCGTCCTTCGAAGTACTCCCTGACGTTGAGGTACCCGACGGGTGCCCGCCCGATCGTGCCACCTTTCTTCGCCTTTTGGGCCATCTTGTATTTGATGTCGGCGCCGTCTTCGGCGGAGCGGTATTCGTTGAAGGCGGCGAGGAGGCCGTGCATGAGCTGGCCGACAGGGCTGGCGTCAATCGACTCGGTGGCGCTGATCAGGGTGACTCCGCGCTTCTTGAGGTCGGCCATGACGATCGCGTCATCGGTGCGATTGCGTGCGAAGCGGGAAAGTTTATAGACGACGACGTAGTCTACGTCCCTGTCTGCGCGGACACGGCGCAGCATTTCCTGGAAGGCGACGCGTTTGGTCATCTCGGTGGCGCTTCGGCCAGGTTCGATGTATTCGGTGACGACCGTCAGGCCCATTTGCACGACTTTGCGCAGGCAGGCTTCCCGTTGGACGGGAATCGAGATGCCTTCCGGATCGTAGTCGGTGTTGACCTGCCCCTTTGACGAAACCCTAAGGTAGAGGACTGCCCTGGTCCCCGGCGGCGCGTCGTGGTTGAGCGCCATGAAGTCCAGATCTTCGGCGCCTGTCCGGTCGACGATGTCCTGGACCATGGTGTCAGTGTCGC
This genomic interval carries:
- the thiD gene encoding bifunctional hydroxymethylpyrimidine kinase/phosphomethylpyrimidine kinase produces the protein MSIRTLMQHTVDFQSTVPGVRTVPRVLSIAGTDPTGGAGIQADLKSIGAHGGYGMAAVTSLVAQNTRGVRSVHTPPSSFLREQLTAVSDDVVIDAVKIGMLGDTQTIQTVREWLPQAGGAVVVLDPVMVATSGDRLLATDAEDALRALVPLAALVTPNVPELAVLLNEPVATTWEDALEQGKRLAAATGTVVLVKGGHLGGTGCPDALVEPSDGTLVVTEVGGPRVATRNTHGTGCSLSAALATVQVRTHNWHRSLVLVKDWLRGALEHADELEVGQGNGPIHHFHAMGISDTANSRPFSEQAWELTAQHRAAIGTLGFVTSLGDGTLPADQFAYYLAQDALYLRDYSRVLARASSLAPTEAEQLFWASGAKNCLEVESELHRTWLSGRETMPEQGPVTKAYVDHLLAASANGSYPVVVAAVLPCYWLYAHVGNTLHAQWTAAGAGREHAYATWMETYADPAFAEATSQAIAYADAAFAGASGHDRRAMLAAFEASAWYEHEFFDAPTRLDLRESAKLP
- the rplU gene encoding 50S ribosomal protein L21, which produces MVYAIVRAGGRQEKVSVGDLVTLDRVPGEAGTSFQLPALLLVDGEKVTSAAKDLAKVTVTAEIVENLRGPKIVIQKFKNKTGYKKRQGYRSELTKVKITGIK
- the rpmA gene encoding 50S ribosomal protein L27; this encodes MAHKKGASSTRNGRDSNAQYLGVKRFGGQVVKAGEIIVRQRGTHFHPGANVGRGGDDTLFALEAGAVEFGTRRGRRVVNIVGAAAE
- the obgE gene encoding GTPase ObgE, with product MASFVDRVVLHVSGGTGGHGCVSVKREKFKPLGGPDGGNGGDGGGVILRVNPQTTTLLDYHHAPHRHATNGGNGMGDWREGRKGETLILPVPDGTVVKTRDGKVLADLVGAGTEYVAAAGGQGGLGNSSLSSQKRKAPGFALLGIPGDARDVVLELKSIADIALVGFPSAGKSSLIAAMSAARPKIADYPFTTLRPNLGVVEAGEVRFTIADVPGLIEGASEGRGLGHDFLRHVERCAALVHVLDCATLESERDPLSDLEIIERELERYAVDMSYAGPGGEVIPLNERPRLVALNKVDVPDGRDMAQFVRPELESRGYRVFEVSASSHEGLRQLGFAMAEIVRDAREKLEALPPVVVPPVLRPRAVNEKGFTIRREEKNLEPLFRVLGEKPERWVKQTDFTNDEAVGYLADRLAKLGVEEQLFKSGAKPGDTVVIGEGDGVVFDWEPTMMGGAELLASPRGTDLRLAEFVRPTREAKRDDYQSRKDARAAARDELEAERKAGIWTESVNYKNSRAAAASADKDAPADED
- the proB gene encoding glutamate 5-kinase, giving the protein MTAKRSLKTRSGLAKAKRIVVKVGSSSLTSLSGGLSDEALFALSDVLAARHNEGTEVILVSSGAIAAGLAPLGLARRPNQLSSQQAAASVGQGLLMARYTHAFGAHGVTVSQVLLTLDDLMRRSHYANAHRAMERLLNFDVVPIVNENDTVASSEIRFGDNDRLAALVAHLVKADALVLLSDVDSLYDGPPKEGAKRIPEVRGPEDLEGVSIGRTGKAGVGTGGMVTKVEAATIAAASGIPALVTSAANAGPALAGEDVGTWFSTAGRRQPIRLLWLAHLARIQGTLTLDDGAAKAVGERRRSLLPAGIISVRGEFEAGDPVEMVDRSGAPIARGLVNYSSFELPRMLGRSTRELARELGREYERSVVHVNDLVVLNTVAPS
- a CDS encoding glutamate-5-semialdehyde dehydrogenase, with the protein product MTDVTTQQTAHPTTTDTASTKQPEPAGNVEQAVHAVADRARTASRLIARANRAHKDKALQAIGEALVARRDVILRANEVDLEAGEANGTSKALLDRLSLTEERIAGLAAALENLAGLPDPVGTVARGQTLPNGVRLRQVHVPLGVVAAIYEARPNVTVDIAGLALKSGNAVILRGGSAAANTNAALLGIIRDALDRTGLPADAVQTVDEYGREGANVLMKARGRVDVLIPRGGHDLIQTVVTNAAVPVIETGEGNVHIYLDEGADEEMAVEILLNAKTQRPSVCNTVETLLVHKDAQAAPAVLKALAEAGVRIHADPRIQEVLPSGVSAETANDDDWAREYMDLDIAVAMVDSVDDALEHIRTWSSGHTEAIITNNLARSEQFIAGVDSAAVIVNASTRFTDGGELGLGAEVGISTQKMHARGPMGLRELTTTKWIIQGDGHIRR
- the nadD gene encoding nicotinate-nucleotide adenylyltransferase yields the protein MSPNAPARKGSSRWRLGVMGGTFDPIHHGHLVAASEVAAAFNLDEVVFVPTGQPWQKNAKEVSPAEHRYLMTVVATASNPSFTVSRVDIDRPGPTYTIDTLRDLRATRPDAELFFITGADAMAQILSWKNVDELWSLAHFVGVTRPGHELTSRGKDVSLMEVPAMAISSTDCRRRVSAGEPVWYLVPDGVVQYIAKHGLYRKEGSISEDSFQIGKSVTT
- the rsfS gene encoding ribosome silencing factor, coding for MSASESSIAIARTAARAASEKIAQDIVAMDVSERLAITDVFLVASAPSERQVNAIVDGIEEELAKQDLKPVRREGRSEGRWVLLDYAEVVIHVQHQEDRVFYALERLWGDCPAVDLQLDDAVRTGVGETE